The Chryseobacterium sp. G0186 genome includes the window GACTTTCCCTCTAGATATTTCGGGGTTTTATTTTATTGCATTTTAACATTTTGAGGGTATTCCGGTTCTTTATAACTCGAATCTCAAAGCTCATCCAGCTCCCTTTATTCCAGCCTTTTTCATCTTTCCAATTTATTTTTTCAGATTTGCTTAAAAAGTGTAAATTTACGGCTATCTAATTATTTTTTTTTATGGACTTTAATTTATCGGAAGAACAGCTGATGATTCAGCAGGCAGCAAGAGATTTTGCACAAAACGAATTATTACCTGAAGTGATTGAAAGAGACCGTGACCAGAAGTTCCCTGTAGAGCAGGTGAAGAAAATGGGTGAAATGGGACTTTTAGGGATGATGGTTGACCCAAAATACGGAGGAGCAGGTATGGACAGCGTTTCCTACGTGTTGGCAATGGAGGAGATTGCAAAAATAGATGCTTCTGCAGCTGTTGTAATGTCTGTAAATAACTCATTGGTTTGTGCCGGTCTTGAAAAGTTTGCTTCTGAAGAACAAAAAGTAAAATATCTTACTCCATTGGCAAGTGGACAAGTGATTGGAGCATTTGCTTTATCTGAGCCGGAAGCTGGTTCTGATGCAACTTCTCAGAAAACAACAGCGGAAGACAAAGGAGATTATTATCTTTTAAACGGGATCAAGAACTGGATTACAAACGGAGGAACTGCCACTTATTATATTGTAATTGCACAGACAGATCCAGAGAAAAAACATAAAGGAATCAATGCTTTCATCGTAGAAAGAGGATGGGAAGGCTTTGAAATCGGACCAAAAGAAGATAAATTGGGAATCAGAGGAAGTGATACACACTCTTTGATCTTCAACAATGTAAAGGTTCCAAAAGAAAACAGAATTGGTGAGGATGGATTTGGTTTCAACTTTGCAATGGCTGTTTTGAACGGTGGAAGAATCGGTATCGCTTCTCAAGCCTTAGGTATTGCATCAGGAGCTTATGAATTAGCCTTAAAATATGCAAAAACAAGAAAAGCTTTCAAAACTGAGATTATCAACCACCAGGCAATTGCATTTA containing:
- a CDS encoding acyl-CoA dehydrogenase — encoded protein: MDFNLSEEQLMIQQAARDFAQNELLPEVIERDRDQKFPVEQVKKMGEMGLLGMMVDPKYGGAGMDSVSYVLAMEEIAKIDASAAVVMSVNNSLVCAGLEKFASEEQKVKYLTPLASGQVIGAFALSEPEAGSDATSQKTTAEDKGDYYLLNGIKNWITNGGTATYYIVIAQTDPEKKHKGINAFIVERGWEGFEIGPKEDKLGIRGSDTHSLIFNNVKVPKENRIGEDGFGFNFAMAVLNGGRIGIASQALGIASGAYELALKYAKTRKAFKTEIINHQAIAFKLADMATQISAARMLCFKAACEKDAGKDISESGAMAKLYASQVAMDTTIEAVQVHGGYGYVKEYHVERLMRDAKITQIYEGTSEIQKIVISRSIAK